One Campylobacter lari DNA segment encodes these proteins:
- a CDS encoding Rrf2 family transcriptional regulator, which produces MLFTKASEYALLSLIHIAKSQEPQDVDTMSNVLDIPKSFLAKILQALAKDALLKSYKGAKGGFMLVKKPSEYTLKEIINSVEKKSINVFECSNGICPSQKEDNCKIMPVLVKLQNKIDDFLVSITLEDIIQNNG; this is translated from the coding sequence ATGTTATTTACTAAAGCTAGCGAATATGCTTTATTGTCTTTAATTCATATAGCAAAATCTCAAGAACCACAAGATGTAGATACCATGTCAAATGTCTTAGATATACCTAAAAGTTTTTTAGCAAAAATTTTACAAGCTCTTGCTAAAGACGCACTTTTGAAATCTTATAAGGGTGCTAAAGGTGGATTTATGCTTGTTAAAAAGCCAAGTGAATACACCTTAAAAGAAATTATTAATAGCGTAGAGAAAAAATCCATTAATGTCTTTGAATGTAGTAATGGAATTTGTCCTTCTCAAAAAGAGGATAATTGCAAAATTATGCCAGTTTTGGTGAAACTTCAAAACAAAATCGATGATTTTTTAGTTTCTATCACTTTAGAGGATATTATTCAAAATAATGGCTAA